In Esox lucius isolate fEsoLuc1 chromosome 6, fEsoLuc1.pri, whole genome shotgun sequence, the following proteins share a genomic window:
- the LOC105010643 gene encoding E3 ubiquitin-protein ligase TRIM39-like, translating into MSEMFSLQEMLLDHQECLRRQREAVKFRMRKISIKQIEITNKSLVMRETLKKTYEDIQKVLDEDLKVTLNQLEMEERAAVMALEELMERNCSLIREIEQDLARLTAELAQREILLQDMMDTSIESRVKEVLSTTDPSQVNLDELKADQILSLANKMLVVICSQIPITKRLNKSYSTDISLDPETAHPKLIISPRGDSATYTDAWQELPELPGRFDTTLNVISLQGFSSGRHYWEIDVSGKTYWELGLTYATIARKGRAEDCWLGRGSDSWAVEFFDGEYTAWHDGVPHQLPSSKRFSRIGVLCSFPAGLVSFLGADCMTPLFSFCTGAFRNCIHLALCPGHDHNGTNAKPIVICNANPPTCAFQNNSS; encoded by the exons atgtctgaaatgttttctctccAGGAGATGCTGTTGGATCACCAGGAATGTCTGAGGAGACAAAGGGAAGCGGTGAAGTTCAGAATGAGGAAAATTAGCATAAAGCAAATCGAAATCACT AACAAGTCATTAGTAATGAGGGAAACTCTAAAAAAGACATATGAGGACATCCAGAAGGTTCTGGATGAGGACCTGAAGGTGACTCTGAACCAGCTGGAGATGGAAGAGAGAGCTGCAGTCATGGCCTTGGAAGAACTGATGGAAAGAAACTGCTCCCTCATCCGAGAAATAGAGCAAGATCTGGCTAGACTCACCGCTGAGCTGGCCCAGAGGGAGATTCTACTGCAAGATATGATG GACACTTCCATTGAATCAAG AGTGAAAGAAGTGCTGAGCACGACAGATCCTAGCCAAGTAAACCTGGATGAGCTTAAAGCTGACCAGATCCTCAGCTTAGCCAACAAAATGCTGGTTGTCATCTGCtcccagatcccaatcaccaaAAGACTCAACAAAAGCT ACAGTACAGACATTTCCCTGGACCCTGAGACAGCGCACCCCAAGCTGATCATCTCTCCAAGGGGGGACAGCGCCACCTACACCGATGCCTGGCAGGAACTGCCGGAGCTCCCAGGCCGCTTTGACACCACCCTCAACGTGATCAGCCTGCAAGGTTTTAGCTCCGGGCGTCACTACTGGGAGATAGACGTGTCAGGAAAGACTTACTGGGAGCTGGGTCTCACTTACGCCACCATCGCCCGCAAGGGCCGTGCCGAGGACTGCTGGCTGGGCCGTGGCTCGGACTCATGGGCTGTGGAGTTCTTTGATGGCGAGTACACAGCCTGGCACGATGGGGTGCCCCACCAGCTGCCCTCCTCAAAACGCTTCAGTCGTATTGGGGTGCTCTGTAGTTTTCCGGCAGGCCTGGTGTCTTTCCTAGGGGCGGACTGCATGACCCCACTCTTCTCGTTCTGCACGGGGGCGTTCAGGAACTGTATCCACCTGGCGTTGTGCCCGGGTCATGACCACAACGGTACCAACGCCAAGCCAATTGTGATTTGTAATGCAAATCCGCCTACTTGTGCTTTTCAGAATAATTCATCCTAG
- the habp2 gene encoding hyaluronan-binding protein 2 — MKSKLLFSCLVLLLLILPVQLEKHKKHEKHEASEHGPSHGKHEKKKEKSPGRRRGRYEDIVKDPFFKVEDDPSEDDSDDAEWLYELQEPYGRCNPNPCLNNGVCEEKGKRRFKCDCPKPFRGKICERGIRRCKKGICGHGECVLTSKPPFFECKCKLPFLAPDCQKTAVCEPNPCKNGGKCTKDGMNFECLCPKGFSGQFCHVGPDDCYNVEDEGESYRGNVSETDDGDECLFWNSHFILQKGTDPFNDFEDDDGLGPHNYCRNPDGDKKPWCFIRMGQKLLWDFCDIRKCVKPTAAPEPPTGPKPTTGIPKPVPTIDEPILVIPSTDDPELTPGIPVSEPSIIEPELTPLADATPMPPVGPQPTTIPKPVPTPAKPVAGPVKPSTRPHSDQQFATCGKTQPKKAITRIYGGLKAIPGAQPWQLSLQVRPQGSIHSYRHICGAVLISSCWALTAGHCIEPKHQMQVVGGGLSLGKDEPTEQTIDVEKAIRHENYRETPAAVYNDIALLKLKGANGRCANESQFVRVACLPDGVFPDGTECTISGWGATEHSLYGSSNLLDAQVMLINQESCSDAEVYGTVLDTSMFCAGHMQGGVDSCQGDSGGPLTCNKQGTHVLYGIVSWGDQCGRQNKPGVYTRVSHFNNWIKSKIQAA; from the exons ATGAAATCCAAGCTGCTCTTCTCCTGCCTCGTTCTTCTGCTGCTGATCCTACCTGTTCAA TTAGAGAAACATAAGAAGCATGAAAAACATGAAGCCTCCGAACATGGTCCTTCCCACGGTAAAcacgagaaaaaaaaagaaaaaagtccAGGTAGAAGACGTGGAAGATATGAGGATATTGTAAAGG ACCCGTTCTTTAAGGTCGAAGACGATCCAAGTGAGGATGACAGTGATGATGCCGAGTGGCTTTATGAACTCCAAGAACCGTATG GGCGATGCAACCCAAATCCTTGCCTCAACAATGGTGTATGTGAGGAAAAGGGGAAAAGAAGGTTCAAATGTGACTGCCCTAAGCCATTCAGGGGCAAGATATGCGAGAGAG GGATCAGGAGGTGTAAAAAGGGCATCTGTGGGCACGGCGAGTGTGTGTTGACCTCAAAACCACCTTTCTTTGAATGCAAGTGCAAACTACCCTTCTTGGCCCCAGACTGCCAAAAAA CCGCTGTGTGTGAGCCTAATCCGTGTAAGAATGGAGGCAAGTGCACGAAGGACGGCATGAACTTCGAGTGCCTCTGCCCCAAAGGCTTTAGCGGACAATTTTGCCATGTTG GCCCGGACGACTGCTACAATGTCGAGGATGAGGGGGAGTCCTATCGCGGCAATGTGTCTGAGACGGATGATGGAGACGAATGTTTGTTCTGGAACTCCCACTTCATCCTGCAGAAAGGCACTGATCCCTTCAACGACTTTGAAGATGATGATGGACTGGGGCCACATAACTACTGCAG AAACCCAGATGGTGATAAGAAGCCATGGTGCTTCATAAGAATGGGACAGAAGCTGCTTTGGGATTTCTGTGACATCAGGAAGTGTGTTAAGCCCACAG CTGCTCCCGAACCTCCTACTGGTCCCAAGCCTACCACTGGAATTCCCAAGCCTGTACCAACAATTGATGAGCCCATACTGGTCATACCTTCAACAG ATGATCCTGAGTTAACTCCTGGAATTCCTGTATCTGAACCTTCAATTATCGAGCCAGAATTAACACCTTTAGCAG ATGCTACTCCTATGCCACCTGTTGGTCCCCAGCCCACCACAATTCCCAAGCCTGTACCAACACCAGCCAAACCTGTGGCAGGACCAGTGAAGCCCTCAACCAGACCCCACTCTGATCAGCAGTTCGCCACCTGTGGGAAAACCCAGCCGAAGAAGGCCATCACCAGAATTTACGGAGGCCTGAAAGCAATTCCAGGGGCCCAGCCCTGGCAGCTGTCCCTGCAGGTCAGACCCCAAGGATCCATCCACTCGTACAGACACATCTGTGGAGCGGTGCTCATCAGCAGCTGCTGGGCTTTGACTGCTGGACACTGCAT CGAACCAAAACATCAGATGCAGGTGGTGGGTGGTGGTTTGTCATTAGGGAAGGATGAACCCACGGAGCAGACGATCGATGTGGAGAAAGCCATAAGACACGAGAACTACAGAGAAACGCCCGCTGCAGTTTACAATGACATAG CGCTGCTGAAGCTAAAAGGCGCGAACGGCCGCTGTGCCAACGAGAGCCAGTTTGTGAGGGTAGCCTGCTTGCCTGATGGTGTGTTCCCTGATGGGACTGAGTGCACCATCTCAGGATGGGGAGCCACTGAGCACT CGTTATATGGCTCCAGTAACCTGCTGGATGCCCAGGTGATGCTGATCAACCAGGAGAGCTGCTCCGATGCTGAAGTCTATGGGACCGTCTTGGACACCTCCATGTTTTGTGCCGGTCACATGCAGGGAGGAGTGGATTCCTGCCAG GGTGATTCTGGAGGGCCACTGACTTGCAACAAACAGGGCACCCATGTCCTCTACGGCATTGTGAGCTGGGGAGATCAGTGCGGGAGACAGAACAAGCCCGGGGTCTACACACGAGTCTCCCACTTCAATAACTGGATCAAGTCAAAGATACAAGCTGCGTAG